The window TCATTAACAAATAAATTCTCAATTAATCTCTATATTTGAAAGAAGAGGCCTTGAAAAATGTTTAAAAATGAATGATAACAAGTTTTTATTAGATACTCCTGAATTAAAGAAGGAAAACCAGCTTTTGAACTTGGTTGAAAATCAGACGTTATTCAACCTCAGCAACTGTGAATTTAGCATTTACGAAACCCATAAGGCTGCTTACGACGTAAAACTGCATTTTGATAATATTGCTTTTACCGCAATGCTTCGAGGTAAAAAGCATATGAAGCTCGAAAATAAGACCAATTACTTTGATTATCATCCCGGAGAGAGTGTTTTGGTCGCTCCCGGAGAAACTATGGTCATCGATTTTCCTGATGCAGACGAAACTCCTTCTCAATGTATTTCTTTAAGCTTAAACCCCGATTTTATTGAAAATTCTCTGAATCACCTCAATTACAATTTTCCTAAAGTTGATGAAACCTCAACATGGAATATACAGCTGGATGAATATTTTCTGTTTAACAATCAATCTTTAGCTTCTGCCACCAACAATATTATGAGAATTGCCATGGATGATAATTCGCAGAAAGACATTATGGCAGATTTCGCTTTAAAAGAACTATTAATCAGACTGATGCAAACTCAGGCAAGAACTATGGTAGAAAAAAACATTGCTAAAAATAAATCAAGAATTGGTTTTGTAGTAGATTATATCAAGACCAATATTCACCAAAAACTTTCTATTGACAGCATTGCAAAATTGGCTTACGTAAGCAAATCTAATTTCTTTAAAATGTTTAAAGATGAGCTGGGAACTTCACCCAATGATTTTATCCTTCAGGAGCGCATTAACAGGGCAAAAGAACTTTTAGCTTTAAATAACAGCATCAAGGAAACTGCCTTTCAAACCGGTTTTTCTGACACCAATTATTTCACAAGAGTTTTTAAACAATTGGTGGGTGTAACGCCGAAAAGTTATCAGAATCAACTTATTAGTTTTTAGTTGTTGCTGGTTGTTGGTTGTTGGTTGTTGGTTGTTGGTTGTTGGAAATTACAAAAAGCACCTCAATTGAGATGGTTTATTAATTATTTTATCCTTTATAAGCGTAATATCTCGCTCCTTTCAATACAGGATTTTCCAATTCTACAGATTCTAAACCAAATCCGTTGTAATCAGGATTTACAGAATATTCCAATTGTTTTCTATGAAGCTTTTCGTAAGTATCAAAATCAATAGCTAAACGGTTTTTAAGATTTTCAAATAAATCCCATTTTGCAACCACAGTTTTCCAGTTTTCAGAAACTTTTCCGGCAAAAACTTTTGATTTTGAGCCACTTCCATAACCTAAAAATCCTATTTCTTCACCTGTCAATTCTTCGTTTTCATTAAAAGAAGTCTGTAAACCTGAAAGTAAAGCCATAAAAATAGAAGCGGTGTACATATTTCCTATTTCTGAAGAAGCACACTGTGTTTTTTCAATTTTATTGTTGATAAATTCGATATAATTTTCAGACTTTGCAACTGCTTTTTGTTCTTCAGCATTTGAATAGGGAAGATTATTTTCTAAGCTGTAAATTTCTGTAAAAACTCTTTTCCCATGAAATGCATACGGAAGATGGAAAATAAGATATTTCCAATTTTCTGAAGGTTTTCTTTTGCCTGAAACTTCTTCATAATGCTGATAAGCCTCCCTGATTCTATCCTGATAACATTGGTTGGAATATTGCCCATCGAAAACAGGTTCATCCGTAAAAATTTCTATTTTATCCGGAAAAGTTTCCGAAGCGTTTGCCAAATCTTCTTTTTTGAAATGTCTTCTCGGTTTAAAAAAATCAAAAACAGATTCTGTAGCCACTCCCCAATTATTTTCAATCTCAATTAAATCAGGTTTTGCAGAAACCAATAAAGCAACCGCACCTCCACCTTGAGTATATTCACCGGAAGAAGCCAGCTCATATTTGGCATAATCACTTGCAATAACCACTGCTTTTTTATGAGGATTTACTCTTACAAAGTCTAAAGAATTGTGAAGCGCATCAACCGCGCCAATGCAAGCAAAAGTCATATCTACCACATCGCAGTTTTTGAAACATCTTTCTCCAAACTCTGCTTCCAAAACTTTTTCTACCATTTGCATTGCGTAGGAAGCTGTTGGTTTAGCGGCATCGATTGCGCTTTCAGTTCCTAAATAGATACGGGAAATTTCTTTGGGATTGATTTGGTAGTCTT is drawn from Chryseobacterium muglaense and contains these coding sequences:
- a CDS encoding helix-turn-helix domain-containing protein, with protein sequence MNDNKFLLDTPELKKENQLLNLVENQTLFNLSNCEFSIYETHKAAYDVKLHFDNIAFTAMLRGKKHMKLENKTNYFDYHPGESVLVAPGETMVIDFPDADETPSQCISLSLNPDFIENSLNHLNYNFPKVDETSTWNIQLDEYFLFNNQSLASATNNIMRIAMDDNSQKDIMADFALKELLIRLMQTQARTMVEKNIAKNKSRIGFVVDYIKTNIHQKLSIDSIAKLAYVSKSNFFKMFKDELGTSPNDFILQERINRAKELLALNNSIKETAFQTGFSDTNYFTRVFKQLVGVTPKSYQNQLISF
- a CDS encoding hydroxymethylglutaryl-CoA synthase family protein, whose translation is MAFGIEAASYYVPSLYLEIKDLAEKRGIETAKLEKGLGLHKMGFPDVHEDAATFAAEALLKLIKDYQINPKEISRIYLGTESAIDAAKPTASYAMQMVEKVLEAEFGERCFKNCDVVDMTFACIGAVDALHNSLDFVRVNPHKKAVVIASDYAKYELASSGEYTQGGGAVALLVSAKPDLIEIENNWGVATESVFDFFKPRRHFKKEDLANASETFPDKIEIFTDEPVFDGQYSNQCYQDRIREAYQHYEEVSGKRKPSENWKYLIFHLPYAFHGKRVFTEIYSLENNLPYSNAEEQKAVAKSENYIEFINNKIEKTQCASSEIGNMYTASIFMALLSGLQTSFNENEELTGEEIGFLGYGSGSKSKVFAGKVSENWKTVVAKWDLFENLKNRLAIDFDTYEKLHRKQLEYSVNPDYNGFGLESVELENPVLKGARYYAYKG